In the Alistipes provencensis genome, GGCCTCGATAGCGGCCAACTGCACGGCGTTGGCGGACAAAATCCGGGCGAAATCGGCCTCCTGTCAGGTCATCCTCGAACAGACATGGACCTTCTCGGCCAGCAGCTACGGCGGGTTCACCGATTTCGCAACCTTCGAAAGCTACAACGCCGCAGGCGCACACGCCATGGCCGAAGCCGCCGGAACGTGGGTGTCGCCGATCGGCGTGGCGTTCCGCATCGTGCGCGAGGGAGCGTCGGGCATCAACCTCTACCACACCGACAACAAGCATCAGTCGGTCTACGGCGCCTACCTGAAAGCCTGCGTCAACTACCTCGTGCTTTACGGGGAGGCGTTCGGCAGCTCGCCCGCCGACTGCGGCATCGAGTCCTCGAAAGCCGCTTACCTGCGCAGCGTCGCCGAACAGGTCGTGCTGGGACATGAAAATGAATACTTAATCCAACGATAACCGATGATACAACGAATCACCAAACTGCTGATCCTCGCGGCGGCTCTCTCGGGAGCCGCCTGCGGGGAACAGGCCGGCACGCAGCAGCCTGCGAACCGCGCCGCGGCCATCGTCGCCGAAATCCACAACCCCGCCTCGAAAAAGGTGCTTGTCGCCTCCCACCGGGGCGACTGGCGCAACTGGCCCGAAAACTCGATCCCGGCCATCGAGTCGGTCATCCGCATGGGGGTCGACATCATGGAGCTGGACCTCAAGCTGACCCGGGACAGCGTGCTGGTGCTCTGCCACGACCACACCATCGACCGGACCACCAACGGCAAAGGACGCGTCCGCGACATCACCTACGACTCGATCCGCCGCTGCAAACTGCGCCGGGCCCACAACGTCATCACCGACAACCTGCGGATGCCGACGCTGCGCGAAGCGCTCGAAGTGTGCAAGGACCGCATCGTGGTGAATGTCGATCAGGGTTACGAATACTACGACCTTGTACTGGCCGTCACCGAGGAGCTGGGCGTCACGGAGCAGATACTCATCAAGGGCAAGCGTTCGCCCGAGGTCGTGGCCGCGAAGTTCGCCGAACACCCCCGCAACATGATGTACATGCCCATCATTGACATTCTCAAACCTAAAGGACAGGCGCTTTTCGCCGAATACCGGAAGGATGGCATCACCCCGCTGGCCTATGAAATCTGCTGGGACCGCCCGGCGCCCGAGGTCGACGCCTGCATGCGCGAGGTTGTCGCCGGCGGTTCGAAACTCTGGGTCAACTCGCTCTGGGCGTCGCTCTGCGGCGGACTGGACGACGATGCGGCCTTCGACGGCGCCCCGGCCGAGGTGTACGGGAAACTGGTCGATATGGGCGCCACCATGATCCAGACCGACCGCCCCGAACTGCTGATCTCCTACCTCCGCTCGCGCGGACTGCACGATTAATTCCAAACAAACTCCGATATGAAAAAACTACTGCTCCTGTTGCTGTGCGCCGGATTCCTCCACACCGGGCCCGCTTTCGGGTGGGGACGCGAGGGGCACGAGACCATCGCCAAGATCGCCGAGCGCAACCTGACGAAGAAAGCGAAAAAACGCATCGAAAAATACCTCGGAGGACACTCCGTCGTCTACTATGCCAAGTGGATGGACGAATACCGCAAGACCCCCGAATATGCCTTCACCGACGGCTGGCACACGGCGCCCGTCGATGCCGAGCTCCGGTACACCGACGAATTGCTGAACCCGAAACGGGGCAATGCCATTTACGGGTTGGAACTGGCCGTCGGGAACCTGAAAAATTACCGCAGTCTCACCGACTCGGCCGTGGCCGTCAACCTCAAATACGTCATTCATCTGGTGGGCGACATGCACTGCCCGGCGCATATCAAGTACACGACCCACAACATGAAATACGACGTGCTGCTCGAGGACAAATACCGCAAACCGCACAAATTCTATGTCCATAGTGTCTGGGACAACGAGATCATCACCACCACGCGCATCTGGTCCGTCAGCGAATGGGCCGATGAACTCGACCGGGTTTCGAAGGCCGAACGGCAGGCCATCGCCGCCGGAACGCCCCGCGACTGGCTGCACGATGCCGCCGTATGCTGCGAAGTGCAGTTCGAATGGGCCAAACCCGACGAACGGCTGGGGCAGGATTTCCTAAACAAGGCGCTGCCGCTGGTCGAAAGCCAGATCCAAAAGGCCGGATACCGGCTTGCCCGGATATTGAACGATCTTTTCGATTAAAGGACAACAAAACCGATATCCATGAGCCGTATTACGGAATTCTACC is a window encoding:
- a CDS encoding glycerophosphodiester phosphodiesterase family protein, which gives rise to MIQRITKLLILAAALSGAACGEQAGTQQPANRAAAIVAEIHNPASKKVLVASHRGDWRNWPENSIPAIESVIRMGVDIMELDLKLTRDSVLVLCHDHTIDRTTNGKGRVRDITYDSIRRCKLRRAHNVITDNLRMPTLREALEVCKDRIVVNVDQGYEYYDLVLAVTEELGVTEQILIKGKRSPEVVAAKFAEHPRNMMYMPIIDILKPKGQALFAEYRKDGITPLAYEICWDRPAPEVDACMREVVAGGSKLWVNSLWASLCGGLDDDAAFDGAPAEVYGKLVDMGATMIQTDRPELLISYLRSRGLHD
- a CDS encoding S1/P1 nuclease translates to MKKLLLLLLCAGFLHTGPAFGWGREGHETIAKIAERNLTKKAKKRIEKYLGGHSVVYYAKWMDEYRKTPEYAFTDGWHTAPVDAELRYTDELLNPKRGNAIYGLELAVGNLKNYRSLTDSAVAVNLKYVIHLVGDMHCPAHIKYTTHNMKYDVLLEDKYRKPHKFYVHSVWDNEIITTTRIWSVSEWADELDRVSKAERQAIAAGTPRDWLHDAAVCCEVQFEWAKPDERLGQDFLNKALPLVESQIQKAGYRLARILNDLFD